One genomic window of Deinococcus deserti VCD115 includes the following:
- a CDS encoding protein adenylyltransferase SelO, with protein MSASTFQFDNTYARDLQGFYAPWKPAPVPSPSLLFFNRELALELGLDPKVLDGPEGAAIFAGNQVPEGAEPLAQAYAGHQFGAFSPQLGDGRALLLGEVIDRLNRRRDIMLKGSGRTPFSRGGDGKAAIGPMLREVLIGEAMHALGIPTTRALAVAGTGEPVYREQPLPGAVLTRVAASHLRIGTFEYFNARGETQRVRQLADYAIARHDPDLEGTSDRYLALLRRVAQRQAELIAQWMNVGFIHGVMNTDNVTISGETIDYGPCAFMEAYDPDAVFSSIDHSGRYAYSNQPLIARWSLARFAETLLLLIAEDESKAAVSKAIGQATEVIDAFPEWYAAALLKGQRQKLGLQRSAGSDDEADRTLAADWLTLLHQHRVDFTLGWRRLADAAGGDDQPLRALFPYPQAPDAWLVRWRARLEREDGHALERSDRAERMRRVNPVVIPRNHRVEEALSAASEYEDLAPFTRLLTALKRPYDESQDQAEYTEPARTEVTACYRTFCGT; from the coding sequence ATGTCTGCTTCCACTTTTCAGTTCGACAACACCTATGCACGGGACCTGCAGGGCTTCTACGCGCCCTGGAAACCGGCTCCCGTTCCTTCGCCGAGCTTGCTGTTCTTCAACCGGGAACTGGCACTTGAGCTGGGACTGGATCCCAAGGTACTGGACGGGCCCGAAGGTGCCGCTATCTTCGCCGGTAACCAGGTTCCTGAAGGGGCCGAACCGCTCGCGCAGGCCTATGCCGGACACCAGTTCGGCGCATTCTCACCTCAACTGGGTGACGGGCGGGCCCTGCTGTTGGGCGAGGTTATCGATCGGCTCAACCGGCGCCGCGACATCATGCTCAAAGGCTCGGGCCGCACACCGTTTTCGAGGGGAGGCGACGGGAAGGCGGCCATTGGCCCCATGTTGCGTGAGGTGCTGATCGGCGAAGCCATGCATGCGCTCGGGATCCCGACCACACGCGCACTTGCCGTAGCGGGCACAGGTGAGCCTGTCTACCGCGAGCAGCCTCTGCCCGGTGCCGTTCTGACTCGCGTGGCGGCGAGCCATCTGCGCATAGGCACATTCGAGTACTTCAACGCCCGTGGCGAAACGCAACGGGTCCGGCAGCTTGCCGACTACGCCATTGCCCGGCATGATCCGGATCTCGAAGGTACCAGCGACCGGTATCTTGCCCTGCTGCGGCGTGTGGCCCAGCGGCAAGCAGAACTCATTGCCCAGTGGATGAATGTCGGATTCATTCACGGCGTGATGAACACCGACAACGTAACGATTTCCGGCGAGACGATCGACTACGGGCCGTGTGCCTTCATGGAAGCATACGACCCGGACGCGGTGTTCAGCTCCATTGACCATAGTGGGCGCTACGCCTACAGCAACCAGCCGCTCATTGCGCGCTGGAGTCTGGCACGCTTTGCCGAGACCCTGCTGCTGCTTATCGCTGAAGACGAGAGCAAAGCCGCCGTATCAAAGGCCATTGGTCAGGCGACTGAGGTGATCGATGCATTCCCCGAGTGGTACGCCGCCGCGCTGTTGAAAGGTCAGAGACAGAAGCTGGGCCTGCAACGTAGCGCGGGGAGCGACGATGAGGCGGACCGCACGCTCGCAGCCGACTGGCTGACGCTGCTGCACCAACACCGGGTGGACTTCACCCTTGGGTGGCGCAGGCTTGCAGATGCGGCGGGCGGCGACGACCAGCCGCTCCGGGCCCTCTTTCCTTATCCGCAGGCTCCCGACGCGTGGCTTGTCCGCTGGCGAGCGCGCCTCGAGCGCGAAGACGGACATGCCCTGGAACGGAGTGACCGGGCCGAGCGCATGCGCCGCGTCAACCCGGTGGTCATCCCGCGCAACCACCGGGTTGAGGAAGCGTTGTCGGCGGCTTCTGAATACGAGGATCTCGCCCCTTTCACGCGCCTGCTGACTGCGCTGAAGCGGCCCTACGACGAGTCGCAGGATCAGGCCGAATACACCGAACCGGCCCGCACTGAGGTAACAGCCTGTTACCGCACGTTTTGCGGCACCTGA
- a CDS encoding tetratricopeptide repeat protein → MTFTSNASTNSGPLASPMTPQVELDALNADARAEIPRDVQLASVQANDAYHKARELGYVLGEAEALHTKALCHQALAELADSDKFAQQAAKKYLAASRVDLYCEVQLLRARLAVELDQIPLTLELCEEIISLSSDLDLTPLRAETLHLKSMVLFRQGKYPEAIQALQHTAEIRLEQGQLEGHAKCLNNLGLIYEALGDYPQALDHFLRCLEFLRANELSLDSLLSMCLVNIGKVYRELGDLENAVQSLTGGIEAAERASTTVSIAAGNNELGLVYREKGEHKAALDAFHRALSIARTNNMRHEEAEILDTLGQTYTRAGEPRLARTTFYEAYALATSLDDKPCQANVLIGLGSLGYQEGSYVEAIEYLRQAVKLTETTHMKRQALEAHECLANCLHATGRSDEAVSHYQAVTKLQRELFRDDSERKLRKLTDQLELEKARYQADIYRQLNDVALQAKEQAEAEVRERTLALEQAQLEILTRLGIAAEYRDDKTGMHTYRVGHIAGKLAEALNLPRQQTEVIRLAARLHDVGKIGVPDAVLLKPGKFTAEEFEIMKHHTTIGARVLQGGHSELMRVAEEIALSHHERWDGGGYPQGLAGADIPLTGRIVAVADVWDALTTERTYKGAWTHDDARAEIEAQSGKQFDPEVVTAFLELLNTNVSALLPETSDLTISAQTLDFGLPGFEVPESGARVTESHQIESTAHPHVVKHIHELIDEAWQTRYQDLQAFQTQSRKALDIAEQHDYLKGCGYGHRNLGWAHVTLNEIPQAMEHLTRAQHIAGQVLDVQLERDCVNILSHVYATLHNKERAVHYCLQGLELSKSLSDPTGEAKALSNLGILYKNMDSWDKAISCFLDSIRIAEAVGNKDGLVNASYNLADTYLDISNDELALVHGQRSMQVARETQNAVMDVVTSSLVARAYDGLGVWKEAQKLHQYAWNMLKDDASFPAEVRAWTALYYGEGLSKNGQPEQATELLEDARATAEAHGIKRVAAQAHRTLADVAQQTGALDRVVGHLSIAHDLDLEIYRQENSQRAMALMVEYQVERAQAEADMYKLRSVELASANVALEKASREKSALLAALQEQSRVLERQLREDALTGVYNRRFIEENVTIEYERHRNSGQPLAILMVDIDHFKQINDRFSHPVGDEVLRRVARIFRETCRANDLIGRYGGEEFLFLLPNSNVRQAAEVAERIRSNIEKYAWHEIHEDLRVTLSLGICADTNVVNHEKMISIADAKLYEAKTGGRNRVVA, encoded by the coding sequence ATGACTTTTACCTCCAATGCCAGCACGAATTCCGGTCCCCTCGCGTCGCCTATGACGCCTCAGGTGGAACTGGACGCGCTCAACGCAGATGCACGCGCAGAAATTCCCCGCGACGTGCAACTTGCTTCTGTGCAGGCCAATGACGCGTACCACAAGGCCCGCGAACTCGGCTACGTGTTGGGGGAAGCGGAGGCACTGCACACCAAGGCCCTGTGCCACCAAGCCCTTGCCGAACTGGCAGACAGCGACAAGTTCGCGCAGCAGGCCGCCAAAAAATACCTCGCTGCCTCACGCGTTGACCTGTACTGTGAAGTGCAGCTGTTGCGCGCCCGGCTGGCTGTCGAACTCGATCAGATTCCGCTGACCCTCGAACTGTGCGAGGAAATCATCAGCCTGTCCAGCGACCTGGACCTCACGCCACTCCGGGCAGAGACCCTGCATCTCAAGTCGATGGTGCTGTTCCGGCAGGGCAAGTACCCTGAAGCTATCCAGGCCCTCCAGCACACCGCAGAGATCCGCCTTGAACAGGGACAGCTGGAAGGCCACGCCAAGTGTCTGAACAATCTTGGTCTGATCTACGAAGCGCTCGGGGACTACCCTCAGGCGCTCGACCATTTCCTCAGGTGCCTTGAGTTCCTGCGCGCTAACGAGCTTTCCCTGGACAGCCTGCTCAGCATGTGCCTCGTGAACATCGGCAAGGTCTACCGCGAACTCGGTGACCTGGAAAACGCCGTGCAATCGCTGACGGGCGGCATTGAGGCCGCAGAACGGGCCAGTACCACGGTCAGCATAGCCGCCGGCAACAATGAACTTGGCCTCGTGTACCGCGAGAAAGGTGAACATAAAGCGGCGCTCGACGCCTTTCACCGGGCCCTCAGCATTGCCCGCACGAACAATATGCGGCACGAGGAAGCCGAAATTCTCGACACCCTCGGCCAGACCTACACCCGCGCAGGTGAGCCGAGGCTTGCCCGCACCACCTTCTACGAAGCGTACGCCCTGGCCACCAGCCTGGACGACAAACCCTGTCAGGCGAACGTTCTGATTGGTCTCGGCTCGCTCGGTTATCAGGAAGGCAGCTACGTCGAAGCCATCGAGTACCTCCGTCAGGCCGTGAAACTGACGGAAACAACTCACATGAAGCGGCAGGCCCTTGAAGCGCATGAATGCCTCGCGAACTGCCTGCACGCCACCGGGCGCTCCGATGAGGCGGTCTCGCATTACCAGGCGGTCACGAAACTCCAGCGTGAGCTGTTCCGCGACGACAGCGAACGCAAGCTCCGCAAACTCACGGACCAGCTGGAGCTGGAAAAAGCGCGGTATCAGGCGGACATCTATCGCCAGCTCAACGATGTGGCCCTCCAGGCAAAGGAACAGGCTGAAGCCGAGGTTCGGGAACGCACGCTCGCGCTGGAACAAGCACAGCTGGAAATCCTCACGCGTCTCGGCATCGCCGCCGAGTACCGTGATGACAAGACCGGCATGCACACCTACCGCGTCGGCCACATAGCCGGGAAGCTGGCTGAAGCGCTTAATCTGCCCCGCCAGCAGACCGAAGTCATCCGGCTGGCCGCGCGCCTTCATGACGTCGGGAAGATCGGCGTACCGGACGCTGTTCTCCTCAAGCCTGGAAAGTTTACGGCTGAGGAGTTCGAAATCATGAAGCACCACACGACCATCGGCGCGCGTGTGCTTCAGGGTGGGCACTCCGAGCTAATGCGCGTCGCGGAAGAGATCGCGCTGTCTCACCACGAACGCTGGGACGGCGGAGGTTACCCGCAGGGCCTGGCCGGCGCGGACATCCCGCTGACCGGACGGATTGTCGCCGTGGCCGACGTCTGGGACGCGCTCACCACCGAACGCACATACAAGGGTGCATGGACGCATGATGACGCCCGCGCCGAGATCGAAGCACAGTCCGGCAAGCAGTTCGACCCTGAAGTTGTCACTGCGTTTCTCGAGCTTCTTAACACCAATGTCTCTGCACTTCTCCCCGAAACCAGTGACCTGACCATCAGTGCTCAGACACTTGACTTTGGGCTTCCAGGCTTCGAAGTCCCCGAATCGGGCGCCAGGGTCACGGAGAGTCACCAGATCGAGAGCACGGCCCATCCCCACGTTGTGAAGCACATTCACGAGCTGATCGATGAAGCGTGGCAGACCCGGTACCAGGATCTGCAGGCCTTTCAGACTCAAAGCCGCAAGGCTCTGGACATCGCTGAGCAGCACGACTACCTGAAAGGCTGCGGATACGGCCACCGGAATCTGGGGTGGGCGCACGTCACCCTCAACGAAATCCCGCAGGCGATGGAGCACCTGACCCGCGCTCAGCACATCGCCGGGCAGGTCCTCGACGTGCAGCTGGAACGCGACTGTGTCAACATTCTCAGCCACGTCTATGCGACCCTGCACAACAAAGAGCGTGCTGTTCATTACTGCCTGCAGGGTCTCGAACTGTCCAAAAGCCTCTCGGACCCCACCGGAGAAGCCAAAGCCCTCTCCAACCTCGGCATTCTCTACAAAAACATGGATTCCTGGGACAAGGCCATCTCCTGCTTCCTGGATTCCATCCGTATCGCCGAAGCGGTCGGCAATAAAGACGGTCTGGTGAATGCCTCGTACAACCTCGCAGACACCTACCTCGACATCTCCAACGACGAGCTGGCCCTTGTTCACGGCCAGCGCAGCATGCAGGTCGCGCGCGAAACCCAGAACGCCGTCATGGACGTGGTCACCTCATCGCTGGTGGCGCGCGCATATGACGGTCTGGGCGTATGGAAAGAAGCCCAGAAGCTCCACCAGTACGCCTGGAATATGCTCAAGGATGATGCCAGCTTTCCAGCCGAAGTGCGGGCCTGGACGGCGCTCTACTACGGCGAGGGCCTGAGTAAGAACGGCCAGCCCGAACAGGCGACCGAACTGCTTGAGGACGCACGCGCCACCGCCGAGGCGCACGGCATCAAACGCGTCGCCGCGCAGGCCCACCGCACGCTCGCAGATGTCGCCCAGCAGACCGGCGCGCTCGACAGGGTCGTCGGTCATCTCAGCATCGCCCACGACCTTGACCTGGAAATCTACCGTCAGGAAAACTCACAGCGTGCCATGGCCCTGATGGTGGAGTATCAGGTGGAACGCGCGCAGGCCGAAGCCGACATGTACAAGCTCCGCAGCGTGGAACTTGCCAGCGCAAACGTTGCCCTGGAAAAAGCCAGCCGTGAAAAATCTGCCCTTCTCGCCGCTCTGCAGGAACAGTCACGCGTCCTAGAACGCCAGCTGCGTGAGGACGCACTTACTGGCGTGTATAACCGCCGCTTTATCGAAGAAAACGTCACTATCGAATACGAACGCCACCGCAACTCGGGACAGCCCTTGGCCATCCTGATGGTCGATATCGACCACTTCAAGCAGATCAACGATCGTTTTTCGCACCCTGTTGGTGACGAAGTGCTCAGGCGCGTCGCGCGGATCTTCCGGGAAACCTGCCGTGCCAATGACCTGATCGGGCGCTACGGCGGTGAGGAATTCCTGTTCCTGCTGCCGAACTCGAACGTGCGCCAGGCTGCCGAGGTGGCCGAACGCATTCGTTCGAACATCGAAAAGTACGCGTGGCACGAAATCCACGAAGACCTGCGGGTCACGCTTTCGCTCGGGATCTGTGCAGATACCAACGTTGTCAACCACGAAAAGATGATCTCTATCGCGGACGCCAAACTGTACGAGGCCAAGACGGGCGGACGCAACCGCGTCGTGGCGTAA
- a CDS encoding response regulator, translated as MFNVLMVEDNAADVLLMQLAVEDFIPDLSLHVVPDGVEALAFLNRLGAYEDVPRPQLMLLDGNTPRKSAIEVLAEVRHNPIFAELPVLVFSGSAAESDAQKSIQAGATAYIMKPTGLDEYTRVVQDTLSFWHAQLGAAES; from the coding sequence ATGTTTAATGTTCTGATGGTTGAAGACAACGCGGCTGACGTTCTGCTCATGCAGCTGGCGGTGGAAGATTTTATTCCGGACCTGTCGCTTCATGTGGTGCCGGACGGAGTCGAAGCGCTGGCCTTTCTGAATCGGCTTGGTGCCTACGAGGATGTGCCGCGACCACAGCTTATGCTTCTGGACGGCAATACACCCCGGAAAAGTGCTATCGAGGTACTGGCTGAGGTGCGCCACAATCCCATCTTTGCAGAGCTCCCGGTGCTGGTATTCAGTGGGTCCGCCGCAGAGTCAGACGCTCAGAAAAGCATTCAGGCTGGTGCAACGGCCTACATCATGAAGCCCACTGGACTGGATGAGTACACCCGGGTGGTACAGGATACCCTCAGCTTCTGGCATGCCCAACTTGGTGCCGCAGAATCTTAA
- a CDS encoding MarR family transcriptional regulator, with the protein MASSSLSAVATHVLEFLQQEHQKPRSADELAALLQRDRAEVNRALEELQAAGLVAPEAVSGYGGNDTVWSVTHS; encoded by the coding sequence ATGGCCTCATCGTCACTGTCCGCAGTTGCAACGCATGTCCTTGAGTTTCTGCAGCAGGAACACCAGAAGCCCCGGAGTGCAGACGAATTGGCTGCGCTGCTGCAACGTGACCGGGCAGAGGTTAACCGAGCGCTGGAGGAACTTCAGGCAGCCGGGCTTGTCGCACCCGAAGCGGTCAGTGGATACGGCGGCAACGACACCGTGTGGAGTGTGACGCACTCCTGA
- a CDS encoding S8 family serine peptidase codes for MEILKRGPNRSPHTLALLAALVLASCNSVTPGSPDATLQPQTISSANPSAFKYLHDLVGVPARTSTADLEKLYSGIVITRDVTAGTATIANNALNKGRYDSAPAVEVNERKFSVDVGAQGYNAWSSGYNAWSSGYNAWSSGYNAWSSGTTSTATTFIENIPTWDFAGIGGAQALVPELGKGIKVAVIDTGIDMNHPAFTGKIDTTYAKDYLDGDKVPQDVNLNTDGTFSAAYGHGTAVAGIITQIAPNATILPIRVLDATGGGDTATIASAIDYAVASGAKVINLSLGSTSDSAAVNQSIKNAVSKLVTVFIASGNSGTTNVLYPAARSLDSAALGNGSIGIGSVNLLTHKSSFSTYGANLEFTAPGENIVTAFPGNGIVAATGTSFATPIVSATAALVLSAGVPIRTTDDTKVFMNNMAATATPSTDPTYGTQLGRGTLNAFKFADIYR; via the coding sequence ATGGAAATTCTGAAACGCGGACCCAATAGGTCACCCCACACTCTCGCCCTGCTCGCGGCGCTTGTACTGGCAAGCTGCAACTCCGTCACCCCCGGCAGCCCCGACGCCACCCTGCAGCCGCAGACCATCAGCAGCGCCAACCCCAGCGCCTTCAAGTACCTGCACGACCTTGTGGGCGTCCCCGCCAGAACCTCCACTGCTGATCTGGAGAAACTGTACTCCGGCATCGTCATCACCCGCGACGTGACCGCCGGCACCGCGACCATCGCCAACAACGCGCTGAACAAGGGCCGCTACGACAGCGCTCCCGCCGTCGAGGTCAACGAGCGCAAATTCAGTGTCGATGTCGGCGCTCAGGGCTACAACGCCTGGAGCAGCGGGTATAACGCCTGGAGCAGTGGGTACAACGCCTGGTCCAGCGGCTACAACGCCTGGAGCAGCGGCACCACCAGCACCGCCACCACGTTCATCGAAAACATCCCCACCTGGGACTTTGCTGGCATCGGCGGTGCCCAGGCCCTCGTTCCCGAACTGGGCAAGGGCATCAAGGTGGCGGTCATCGACACCGGCATCGACATGAACCACCCCGCCTTCACCGGCAAAATCGATACCACCTACGCCAAGGACTACCTCGACGGCGACAAGGTCCCGCAGGACGTCAACCTCAACACCGACGGCACCTTCTCCGCCGCCTACGGGCACGGCACGGCGGTGGCGGGCATCATCACCCAGATCGCTCCGAACGCGACCATTCTGCCTATCCGCGTGCTGGACGCAACCGGCGGCGGCGACACGGCTACCATCGCGTCTGCAATTGATTACGCGGTTGCTTCGGGCGCCAAGGTCATCAACCTCAGCCTGGGCAGCACCAGCGACTCCGCCGCTGTGAACCAGTCCATCAAAAACGCGGTGAGCAAACTGGTGACCGTCTTTATCGCCTCCGGGAACTCGGGCACCACCAACGTGCTGTATCCCGCTGCACGCTCCCTGGACTCCGCAGCACTCGGCAACGGCAGCATCGGGATCGGCAGCGTCAACCTGCTGACCCACAAATCCAGCTTCAGCACCTACGGCGCCAACCTGGAATTCACCGCCCCTGGTGAAAACATCGTTACCGCTTTCCCCGGCAACGGGATCGTCGCGGCCACCGGCACCTCCTTCGCCACCCCGATCGTGTCCGCCACCGCAGCGCTGGTGCTCTCCGCTGGCGTCCCCATCAGAACCACGGACGACACGAAGGTATTCATGAACAACATGGCGGCCACCGCCACACCGTCCACGGACCCCACCTACGGCACGCAACTGGGCCGGGGTACGCTGAACGCATTCAAGTTTGCAGACATCTACCGCTAA
- a CDS encoding S8 family serine peptidase: MLRITKQTFLLAGITALLAACGTTAEPSASAPHLSAQGNTTSTTNIKMTTAETAGSFGAWATGSFGVWAAGSFGAWASGSFGAWASGSFGVWATTFEDGTPNPLHNNVEEWNQIRLAGAHTLAPNLGKDVTVAVIDTGIDLAHPALSGTLSPESTWWDYVSGDRNPGEMGTASDKAYGHGTAVAGIILQVAPNARILPIRVLPPSGEGTSTTIAKAIIHAVDQGAKVVNVSVVADKDSDISKAIEYAALRGVYVVMAAGNQGLNPVQFPAAKSAQTNTPGLYSLSVGGIELNNRKSSYSNYGAGLEVMTPASDIVTTYPKGEIRAVTGTSFATPVASGVLALALGEGYSADNAGELTEKLKLSEQNVDIENHDLVLLMEKKALGFGLLNAEAFLKSIK; this comes from the coding sequence ATGTTACGCATCACGAAACAGACATTCCTGCTGGCGGGAATAACGGCCCTGCTGGCCGCGTGCGGGACGACAGCTGAACCCAGCGCCTCCGCACCTCACCTCTCCGCACAAGGCAACACCACCAGCACCACCAACATCAAAATGACCACCGCTGAAACTGCCGGTTCCTTTGGTGCCTGGGCCACCGGTTCCTTCGGCGTCTGGGCCGCTGGATCGTTCGGTGCCTGGGCCAGCGGTTCCTTCGGCGCCTGGGCCAGTGGATCGTTCGGTGTCTGGGCCACCACCTTCGAGGACGGTACGCCCAACCCGCTGCATAACAACGTCGAGGAATGGAACCAGATCCGCCTCGCCGGTGCACACACCCTGGCGCCCAACCTCGGGAAGGACGTCACCGTCGCCGTGATCGACACCGGCATCGACCTCGCCCACCCGGCCCTCTCCGGCACCCTTAGCCCTGAAAGCACCTGGTGGGACTATGTGAGTGGCGACAGGAACCCCGGCGAAATGGGTACGGCCAGCGACAAAGCTTACGGTCACGGCACCGCGGTGGCGGGCATCATCCTGCAGGTGGCGCCCAACGCCAGGATCCTGCCGATCCGCGTCCTCCCACCCTCGGGTGAGGGAACCTCGACCACCATCGCCAAAGCCATCATCCACGCGGTGGATCAGGGCGCCAAAGTCGTCAACGTCAGTGTCGTTGCCGATAAGGACAGTGACATCAGCAAAGCCATCGAATATGCCGCGCTCAGAGGCGTGTACGTGGTCATGGCTGCCGGAAACCAGGGCCTGAACCCTGTACAGTTCCCCGCCGCCAAATCGGCTCAGACCAACACCCCTGGTCTCTACTCACTGTCGGTGGGCGGCATCGAGCTCAACAACAGAAAGTCCAGCTACTCGAACTACGGCGCCGGCCTGGAAGTCATGACACCCGCGTCAGACATCGTCACGACCTACCCCAAGGGCGAGATCAGGGCCGTGACGGGGACGTCGTTCGCCACACCCGTGGCATCGGGTGTCCTGGCCCTGGCCCTCGGAGAAGGGTACAGCGCCGACAATGCCGGTGAGCTGACCGAGAAGCTGAAGCTCTCAGAACAGAACGTCGACATCGAGAACCATGACCTCGTACTCCTGATGGAGAAGAAGGCTCTCGGCTTCGGCCTCCTTAACGCTGAAGCGTTCCTCAAGAGCATCAAGTAA
- a CDS encoding winged helix-turn-helix domain-containing protein yields the protein MKVLIISADIERTHAIHLARAGFVVDQASTLEEAVAHFRASAYDAVLAEPTPALPLSEIIPFLHHHTTTLHSTPVLVVTPPGAGATAAPLPSGMNYVDDCPVTELSTILQRARNHHAPEEKSCTSFGDLCINHDTRTVTLGGATLKLTAREYLLVDLLARNPGRLYTRAEILDRVWESEYVGDGRVIDTYVKKLRQKLSVDCIETVRGLGYRFATDVTSQSTSGTQAPAPERQLSLDIIALIAQALQDAPDTSHALAAVHQHLKDAFGIRVMVITDQQSRVLHSATPLNETDILAVQEVVQAAENSQKPGCFYPGTDLECAERANVQEAVSVRLTRRHDDHIAHLVLLQDQNSLAWTPEDRRMLRTLAAVSQPSFILHLQMSLPADRGAVEQDELDDAITDLDIVVEAEQPLTLDQLLETGVQRLANVLNATACVLWRIDAGEADLVSAQGPAGPLTAHSALERESFAASTELTCLPHILQARAQAVFALTLPARTHLLTTIEATNYILQVFALPSGAAESSHATRAVELFGEALTSCLTNAQPYRGSFCDEMTSMRNRRAFLYDLDSELSFAQENNTSFEVVFLSVQPQQGQQMGLDQQAEVARHVQSLFRKQDRVYVLNNGMYGALLAVPEHNARTVLRRKLTNLAALLQQDQPDMFQVSGRTVTFPTDAANLTQVLYIGFNPAHPMLESPSRICRSA from the coding sequence ATGAAAGTACTGATCATCAGCGCAGATATAGAACGAACCCATGCCATTCACCTGGCGCGAGCCGGCTTCGTTGTTGATCAGGCCAGCACTCTCGAAGAGGCTGTTGCTCACTTTCGCGCCTCCGCGTATGACGCTGTCTTGGCAGAGCCAACGCCGGCACTGCCACTTTCCGAGATCATCCCGTTTCTGCATCACCACACGACTACCCTGCACTCCACCCCGGTCCTGGTGGTGACCCCGCCCGGAGCAGGTGCTACCGCAGCGCCCCTTCCGTCCGGCATGAACTATGTGGACGATTGCCCGGTCACTGAACTCAGCACCATTCTTCAGCGCGCCAGAAATCATCACGCTCCTGAGGAAAAGAGCTGTACCAGCTTTGGGGACCTCTGCATCAATCACGACACCCGCACCGTCACGCTCGGCGGCGCCACACTGAAGCTCACTGCCAGGGAATATCTGCTGGTTGACCTGCTCGCCCGAAACCCTGGACGGCTATACACCCGAGCTGAAATTCTCGACCGCGTCTGGGAATCTGAGTACGTTGGTGACGGCCGCGTTATCGACACATACGTCAAAAAACTGCGCCAGAAGCTCAGCGTTGACTGTATCGAAACTGTCCGTGGCCTCGGGTACCGCTTCGCGACCGACGTAACCAGTCAATCCACCTCCGGCACGCAGGCGCCTGCACCGGAACGGCAGCTCAGCCTGGATATCATCGCGCTTATTGCACAGGCGTTGCAGGACGCCCCCGACACGAGCCATGCCCTCGCTGCGGTGCATCAGCACCTCAAGGACGCTTTTGGCATCCGGGTAATGGTGATCACCGACCAACAAAGCCGGGTGCTGCATTCGGCTACTCCTCTGAATGAAACAGATATTCTTGCCGTTCAGGAAGTGGTTCAGGCGGCAGAAAACAGTCAGAAACCCGGCTGCTTTTATCCCGGCACCGACCTGGAGTGTGCGGAACGGGCGAACGTTCAGGAAGCAGTGTCCGTGCGGTTAACCCGGCGGCATGATGACCACATTGCCCATCTGGTGCTGCTTCAGGACCAGAACAGTCTCGCCTGGACTCCGGAAGACCGCCGGATGCTCCGAACCCTTGCCGCCGTGTCGCAGCCTTCGTTCATCCTGCACCTGCAGATGAGCCTCCCCGCGGATCGTGGCGCCGTGGAGCAGGACGAGCTCGACGATGCCATCACAGATCTCGACATTGTGGTGGAGGCAGAGCAGCCATTAACACTGGACCAACTGCTTGAAACTGGGGTGCAGAGGCTCGCGAACGTCCTAAATGCGACAGCCTGCGTGCTGTGGCGGATTGACGCAGGGGAAGCCGATCTGGTCTCTGCTCAGGGTCCTGCTGGCCCGTTGACGGCCCACAGTGCACTCGAACGAGAATCCTTCGCGGCGTCCACTGAACTCACCTGCCTCCCGCACATCCTTCAGGCCAGAGCGCAGGCGGTATTCGCTTTGACCCTCCCGGCGCGTACCCACCTGCTGACGACCATCGAAGCGACGAACTATATCCTGCAGGTGTTTGCCCTCCCCAGCGGCGCGGCCGAGAGCAGCCACGCTACACGAGCCGTGGAGCTGTTCGGTGAGGCACTCACCTCGTGTCTTACCAACGCGCAGCCTTACCGTGGCTCCTTCTGTGACGAGATGACGTCCATGCGCAACCGCCGCGCCTTCCTGTACGACCTGGACAGCGAACTCAGCTTCGCTCAGGAGAACAACACGTCCTTTGAGGTGGTCTTTCTGAGTGTGCAGCCTCAGCAGGGGCAGCAGATGGGCCTGGATCAGCAGGCTGAGGTCGCACGCCATGTCCAGAGTCTGTTCCGCAAGCAGGACCGCGTGTACGTGCTGAACAACGGGATGTACGGCGCGCTGCTGGCTGTCCCCGAGCACAACGCCCGCACGGTACTGCGAAGAAAGCTCACCAACCTGGCTGCGCTCCTGCAACAGGATCAGCCCGACATGTTTCAGGTCAGCGGCCGGACAGTCACGTTTCCAACGGATGCCGCAAACCTGACCCAGGTTCTGTACATCGGCTTCAATCCCGCACATCCAATGCTAGAGTCCCCGAGCCGAATCTGCCGTTCCGCCTGA